A single genomic interval of Microbacterium oleivorans harbors:
- a CDS encoding tripartite tricarboxylate transporter substrate binding protein: MTHSATETDARPQHRGRTLAARIIGGAVAAAAIVTAGVGSITSAATGQEINASMTIIAPAAAGGGWDGVARELQQAQKANGLVNNVQVVNMPGAGGTIALGNVSVLDGQPGNMLVGGTGLLAATIQFDSAAKLGDVTPLAVVVEEYDVIVVPADSPYETLDDLVNAWREDPKSIPWTGGGSFDQLVVTDLALAAGIDPIDTTYISSDGGGEAIQALLNGTAQAAAGGYPDNIDQIEAGRLRALALVSEQPIEGIDIPTANEQGYDISLSNWRMLAAPSGLSDDDVDTLTELVLDSVATPEWQDAIDRYRWTERIITGDELTAFLDDEEERITNLYEEMGL; the protein is encoded by the coding sequence ATGACGCACAGCGCGACAGAGACAGATGCGCGCCCGCAGCATCGGGGCCGAACCCTGGCTGCACGCATCATCGGAGGGGCCGTCGCCGCGGCCGCGATCGTGACGGCCGGAGTCGGCTCCATCACCTCGGCCGCCACCGGCCAGGAGATCAACGCCTCGATGACGATCATCGCCCCGGCTGCCGCCGGTGGCGGCTGGGACGGAGTGGCGCGCGAGCTGCAGCAGGCGCAGAAGGCCAACGGGCTGGTGAACAACGTCCAGGTGGTGAACATGCCCGGGGCCGGCGGCACCATCGCCCTCGGCAACGTGTCGGTGCTCGACGGCCAGCCCGGGAACATGCTGGTGGGTGGGACGGGGTTGCTCGCCGCCACCATCCAGTTCGACTCCGCGGCGAAGCTCGGGGATGTCACGCCGCTGGCGGTCGTCGTCGAGGAGTACGACGTCATCGTCGTTCCGGCCGACTCCCCCTACGAGACCCTCGACGATCTCGTGAACGCCTGGCGCGAGGACCCGAAGTCGATCCCGTGGACCGGCGGCGGGTCGTTCGACCAGCTCGTGGTCACCGACCTGGCCCTCGCCGCGGGCATCGACCCGATCGACACGACGTACATCTCGTCGGACGGCGGCGGCGAGGCCATCCAGGCCCTCCTCAACGGCACGGCCCAGGCTGCTGCCGGCGGGTACCCCGACAACATCGACCAGATCGAGGCGGGGCGCCTGCGGGCGCTCGCCCTCGTGTCGGAGCAGCCGATCGAGGGGATCGACATCCCGACGGCGAACGAGCAGGGCTACGACATCTCGCTCTCGAACTGGCGCATGCTCGCCGCGCCGTCCGGACTCAGCGACGACGACGTCGACACCCTCACCGAGCTCGTGCTCGACTCGGTCGCGACGCCCGAGTGGCAGGACGCCATCGATCGCTATCGCTGGACCGAACGCATCATCACCGGAGACGAACTGACGGCCTTCCTCGACGACGAAGAAGAGCGCATCACCAACCTGTACGAGGAGATGGGACTATGA
- a CDS encoding tripartite tricarboxylate transporter TctB family protein, whose translation MTFPPNPTATSAVVGDRLRLVSGPGIAVLLKGLTMPVIITAFATYLLVGIFTMKVPANAVFPGPQFFPGIIAGGLYVFAAALVVSALKEMRETSAARPDIAAVTADVVGGDDAGAESGAAAPTRAVRVDVRSLLWVVGAFFAFAFLLEILGWIIAAGLLFWCVARAFGSTKHLGGLVVGLTVSSIAYIGFDMVLGMPLPSGILGGF comes from the coding sequence ATGACGTTCCCCCCGAACCCGACGGCGACCTCGGCCGTCGTCGGTGACCGCCTGCGACTCGTGTCGGGGCCGGGCATCGCCGTCCTGCTCAAGGGCCTGACGATGCCGGTGATCATCACGGCCTTCGCGACCTACCTGCTCGTCGGCATCTTCACGATGAAGGTCCCCGCCAACGCCGTGTTCCCCGGCCCGCAGTTCTTCCCCGGCATCATCGCGGGCGGCCTGTACGTCTTCGCCGCCGCCCTGGTGGTCTCGGCGCTCAAGGAGATGCGCGAGACGAGCGCGGCACGTCCCGACATCGCCGCCGTGACCGCGGATGTCGTCGGTGGTGACGACGCCGGCGCCGAGTCCGGGGCCGCCGCACCGACGCGAGCGGTGCGCGTCGACGTGCGGTCGCTGTTGTGGGTGGTCGGCGCGTTCTTCGCCTTCGCCTTCCTGCTCGAGATCCTCGGGTGGATCATCGCCGCAGGCCTCCTCTTCTGGTGCGTCGCGCGAGCCTTCGGGTCGACGAAGCACCTGGGCGGTCTCGTCGTCGGGCTCACGGTGAGCTCCATCGCCTACATCGGTTTCGACATGGTGCTCGGGATGCCGCTCCCGTCCGGCATCCTCGGAGGGTTCTGA
- a CDS encoding tripartite tricarboxylate transporter permease, whose product MDVLELLGQGFAGALTPANLLWVLIGCLLGTAVGVLPGLGSSMAVALLLPITFSLDPTAAFIMFAGVYFGGLFGDSTMGILMNTPGQASAIASTFEGHKMALNGRAAQALATAAIGAFIGGFVASVVVVFVAPALADFSSRFGPAEFFALAVFAFAATSSVVTDNVVKGLTALFIGLGIAVIGIDGVSGAPRFTMDSPNLFDGISLVTVTVAILALGEVIYVACLERHTSNKALIKPTGRPWLTRRELKEAAPAWARGTAIGLPFGVVPAGGSEIPTFLAYGVEKRLDARRKNPQFGRGAIRGLAAPEAAGNSTTGMAMGALLALGLPISATAAIMLAAFRQYGLQPGPLLFDRAPDLVWSLLASFFIAMVVLLILNLPFAMLWAKLLLIPRPYLYAGITVFCALGIYATSGSTFDLLMLLGIGLLGFLMRAMDFPLAPLIIGMVLGPLAETSLRDAAMSSNGDFSVLVQSPITIVLYALLALVLVFSVRSRVVARKREKHLTNA is encoded by the coding sequence ATGGATGTGCTCGAGCTTCTCGGCCAGGGCTTCGCGGGCGCGCTGACCCCCGCCAACCTCCTCTGGGTGCTGATCGGGTGCCTCCTCGGCACCGCGGTGGGCGTGCTCCCCGGCCTCGGTTCGTCGATGGCCGTCGCGCTGCTGCTGCCCATCACCTTCTCGCTCGACCCGACGGCGGCGTTCATCATGTTCGCGGGCGTCTACTTCGGCGGCTTGTTCGGCGACTCGACCATGGGCATCCTCATGAACACCCCGGGTCAGGCGTCGGCGATCGCGTCGACCTTCGAGGGCCACAAGATGGCTCTCAACGGCCGGGCGGCGCAGGCCCTCGCGACCGCCGCCATCGGCGCGTTCATCGGAGGCTTCGTCGCCTCGGTCGTCGTGGTGTTCGTCGCTCCGGCCCTGGCCGACTTCTCGAGCCGGTTCGGTCCGGCCGAGTTCTTCGCGCTCGCGGTGTTCGCGTTCGCGGCGACCTCGTCGGTCGTCACCGACAACGTCGTGAAGGGCCTGACGGCTCTGTTCATCGGGCTGGGCATCGCCGTCATCGGCATCGACGGCGTCTCGGGAGCCCCGCGGTTCACGATGGACTCCCCGAATCTCTTCGACGGCATCTCGCTCGTCACCGTGACGGTCGCGATCCTCGCGCTCGGCGAGGTCATCTACGTCGCCTGCCTCGAGCGGCACACCTCGAACAAGGCGCTCATCAAGCCGACCGGTCGGCCCTGGCTGACGCGCCGCGAGCTGAAGGAGGCGGCGCCGGCGTGGGCGCGCGGCACCGCGATCGGCCTGCCGTTCGGCGTCGTACCGGCCGGCGGCTCGGAGATCCCGACCTTCCTCGCCTACGGCGTGGAGAAGCGGCTCGACGCCCGGCGCAAGAACCCGCAGTTCGGCCGGGGCGCCATCCGGGGACTGGCGGCTCCCGAGGCGGCGGGCAACTCCACCACCGGCATGGCGATGGGCGCGCTGCTCGCCCTGGGCCTGCCGATCTCCGCGACCGCGGCGATCATGCTGGCCGCCTTCCGCCAGTACGGGCTGCAGCCCGGCCCGCTGCTGTTCGATCGCGCACCCGACCTCGTCTGGTCGCTGCTGGCGAGCTTCTTCATCGCGATGGTCGTGCTGCTCATCCTCAACCTGCCGTTCGCGATGCTCTGGGCCAAGCTGCTGCTGATCCCCCGCCCCTATCTCTACGCGGGCATCACGGTGTTCTGCGCGCTCGGCATCTACGCGACGTCGGGTTCGACGTTCGACCTGCTGATGCTGCTGGGGATCGGTCTGCTCGGCTTCCTGATGCGCGCGATGGACTTCCCCCTCGCACCGCTCATCATCGGCATGGTTCTCGGACCGCTGGCCGAGACGAGCCTGCGCGACGCGGCGATGAGCTCGAACGGCGACTTCTCGGTGCTGGTGCAGAGCCCGATCACGATCGTGCTCTACGCCCTGCTGGCCCTCGTGCTGGTGTTCTCGGTACGGAGCCGCGTCGTGGCACGCAAGCGCGAGAAGCATCTCACGAACGCCTGA
- a CDS encoding GMC family oxidoreductase, which yields MNLTGMRTYDLDEVVDVVVVGTGAGGGPLLSRLAERGLRVVALEAGPNLELDEFSPDEREATRINWMSDRFSGGDAPTAFGPNNSGWGVGGGTLHWGAFTPRPDRRDLALRTESGQGRDWPIDYDELIRYIVEVEKVIGVSGPMPYPWDPQREYLDGPTRRNAPADLVLQGCERLGITATDAPAAIITRDREQPHYGTRKASIDVGGIHQGDRFGYKATTAITYLPVAVAHGAEIRPDSMVHRIEQDAAGRVTGVVYLHEGVEYRQRCASLVLAGGGIETPRLLLNTGLANSSGQVGRNFLAHGAVQVWGRFDESIRGYRGYPSAAITEDFVRPAGVDFAGGYLIQSLGVMPLTYGTSLVRGGSLWGRELMDALDAWQFSAGIGINGECLPADGNRLELSDDTDEWGIPRAEVSFSPGANEKAIDDHAVGVMTRILDAAGARETRVLARTAHTIGTCRMSTDPGDGVVDPDGRSHDIPNMWICDNSTFPSALSANPGLTQMALSLRTADRMLATA from the coding sequence ATGAACCTCACCGGCATGCGCACCTACGATCTCGACGAGGTGGTGGACGTCGTCGTCGTCGGCACGGGCGCCGGCGGTGGACCGCTTCTCAGCCGGCTCGCCGAGCGGGGTCTGCGGGTCGTGGCGCTCGAGGCGGGCCCGAACCTCGAGCTCGACGAGTTCTCGCCCGACGAGCGCGAGGCGACCCGCATCAACTGGATGTCCGACCGATTCAGCGGGGGAGATGCGCCGACGGCTTTCGGCCCGAACAACAGCGGCTGGGGCGTCGGTGGCGGCACCCTCCACTGGGGTGCGTTCACGCCGCGACCCGATCGACGCGACCTCGCACTGCGAACCGAGTCGGGCCAGGGGCGCGACTGGCCGATCGACTACGACGAGCTGATCCGTTACATCGTCGAGGTCGAGAAAGTGATCGGCGTCAGCGGACCGATGCCGTATCCGTGGGATCCGCAGCGGGAGTACCTCGACGGGCCGACCCGACGCAACGCCCCGGCCGACCTCGTGCTGCAGGGGTGCGAGCGCCTGGGGATCACCGCGACCGACGCGCCGGCGGCCATCATCACGCGTGACCGCGAGCAGCCGCACTACGGCACGCGTAAGGCGAGCATCGACGTGGGCGGCATCCATCAGGGCGACCGGTTCGGGTACAAGGCGACGACGGCGATCACCTATCTGCCCGTCGCCGTCGCACACGGCGCGGAGATCCGCCCGGACTCGATGGTGCACCGCATCGAGCAGGATGCGGCTGGCAGGGTCACCGGTGTGGTGTACCTGCACGAGGGGGTCGAGTACCGTCAGCGGTGCGCTTCGCTCGTCCTCGCCGGCGGGGGGATCGAGACACCGCGCCTGCTGCTGAACACGGGGCTCGCGAACTCGAGCGGCCAGGTCGGCCGCAACTTCCTCGCCCACGGGGCCGTGCAGGTGTGGGGCCGCTTCGACGAGAGCATCCGCGGCTACCGCGGGTACCCGTCGGCGGCGATCACGGAGGACTTCGTGCGTCCTGCGGGCGTCGACTTCGCGGGCGGCTACCTCATCCAGAGCCTCGGCGTGATGCCGCTGACCTACGGCACCTCGCTTGTGCGCGGCGGGTCGCTCTGGGGGCGGGAGCTCATGGACGCCCTCGACGCCTGGCAGTTCTCGGCCGGCATCGGCATCAACGGCGAGTGCCTGCCGGCTGACGGCAACCGGCTCGAACTCTCGGACGACACCGACGAGTGGGGCATCCCTCGCGCCGAGGTCAGCTTCTCGCCGGGAGCGAACGAGAAGGCGATCGACGATCACGCGGTGGGCGTGATGACCCGCATCCTCGACGCCGCCGGGGCCCGAGAGACTCGCGTGCTCGCCCGGACCGCCCACACGATCGGCACGTGCCGGATGAGCACCGACCCCGGCGACGGCGTCGTCGACCCGGACGGCCGGTCGCACGACATCCCGAACATGTGGATCTGCGACAACTCGACGTTCCCGAGCGCTCTCTCGGCCAACCCGGGGCTGACGCAGATGGCACTGTCGCTGCGCACCGCCGACCGCATGCTGGCCACCGCCTGA